In a single window of the Flavivirga spongiicola genome:
- the porX gene encoding T9SS response regulator signal transducer PorX, with protein sequence MNTIQILWVDDEIDLLKPHILFLEQRNYSVTTCMSGSEAIDVIDDKNFDIVFLDENMPGLTGLETLNEIKEKKDNLPVVMITKSEEEYIMEEAIGNKIADYLIKPVNPNQILLSLKKNLDHSRLVSEKTTSNYQQEFRKIAMDLSMVNSYEEWVHLYQKLIYWEIQLEDIEDAGMFEILESQKNEANIQFGKFIEKNYANWFKPNSESPIMSHMLFKEKIAPEISEDQPTVLIVIDNLRYDQWKVFEPIINNYYKKIKEEAFFSILPTATQYARNAIFSGLMPSEMEKLFPEYWKNDTDDGGKNLHEAAFLDTQMKRLGLTHLNYDYHKITNLKNGKKLADNFKSLKSNDLTVVVYNFVDMLSHSKTEMEVVKELASNDKAYRSLALSWFKNSPLLEMIQQAQQLGFKLILTTDHGTINVKNPSKVIGDRDTSLNLRYKTGRSLTYDDKDVLVFKNPKEAHLPSIKMSSSYIFAKSDLFFAYPNNYNHYVSYFRNTYQHGGVSLEEMIIPFVVFDPK encoded by the coding sequence ATGAATACAATACAAATACTTTGGGTAGATGATGAAATTGATCTACTAAAACCTCATATTCTATTTCTGGAACAACGTAATTATAGCGTTACAACATGCATGAGTGGCAGTGAAGCTATTGATGTCATAGATGATAAAAATTTTGATATCGTATTTTTAGATGAAAATATGCCTGGGCTTACTGGTCTTGAAACTTTAAATGAAATAAAGGAAAAGAAAGACAACCTCCCTGTTGTTATGATCACCAAAAGTGAGGAAGAATATATTATGGAAGAAGCTATTGGTAACAAAATAGCGGATTATCTCATTAAGCCTGTAAATCCAAATCAAATATTATTAAGCTTAAAGAAGAATTTGGATCATTCTCGATTAGTATCTGAAAAAACAACTTCAAACTATCAGCAGGAATTTCGGAAAATCGCTATGGATTTATCTATGGTTAATTCTTATGAAGAATGGGTCCATTTGTATCAAAAACTTATTTATTGGGAAATTCAACTTGAAGATATTGAAGATGCAGGGATGTTCGAGATTTTAGAGTCTCAAAAAAATGAAGCAAATATTCAGTTCGGTAAATTTATAGAGAAGAACTATGCCAATTGGTTTAAACCGAACTCAGAATCCCCCATAATGTCCCACATGCTTTTTAAAGAAAAAATTGCTCCTGAGATTAGTGAAGATCAACCAACGGTTTTAATTGTTATTGATAATTTACGTTATGACCAATGGAAAGTTTTTGAACCTATAATTAACAACTATTATAAAAAAATCAAAGAAGAGGCTTTTTTCAGTATTTTACCAACGGCCACTCAATATGCTCGTAATGCTATTTTTTCTGGGTTAATGCCTAGTGAGATGGAAAAGTTATTTCCAGAATATTGGAAAAACGATACCGATGACGGTGGTAAAAATTTGCATGAAGCGGCCTTTTTAGATACCCAGATGAAACGATTAGGATTAACTCATTTAAATTATGATTATCATAAAATCACAAATCTGAAAAACGGTAAGAAATTAGCTGATAATTTCAAATCACTTAAGTCTAACGACTTAACAGTTGTTGTCTATAATTTTGTTGATATGCTATCACATTCCAAAACAGAAATGGAAGTTGTTAAAGAATTGGCTTCAAACGATAAGGCATACAGGTCTTTAGCTTTAAGCTGGTTTAAAAACTCACCCCTTTTAGAAATGATACAGCAGGCCCAACAACTAGGGTTTAAACTCATTTTAACAACAGATCACGGTACTATTAATGTTAAAAATCCATCAAAAGTAATTGGTGATAGAGACACAAGTTTAAATCTTCGTTATAAAACCGGAAGGAGCTTAACTTACGATGATAAGGATGTATTGGTTTTTAAAAACCCAAAAGAAGCTCACTTACCGTCAATAAAGATGAGTAGCTCTTATATTTTTGCAAAAAGCGACTTGTTTTTTGCATATCCAAATAACTATAATCATTATGTAAGTTACTTTAGAAACACCTATCAGCATGGTGGTGTTTCTCTTGAAGAAATGATTATCCCTTTCGTAGTTTTTGACCCAAAATAA
- a CDS encoding alanine dehydrogenase — MSKPLSPFTKEQLLPQEETLELLKRKGELFIGIPKETAFQEKRVCLTPDAVFALVSNGHKVLLESGAGNGASFSDKDYSEAGAEITKDTAKVYACPMVLKVEPPSIEQIKLINPQTILISALQIKTQSKKYFEALASKRITALAFEFIRDADGAYPAVRSLSEIAGTASVLIASELLSDTKDGNGNGLMFGNISGVPPVEVVILGAGTVGEFAARSSMGLGANVKVFDNSITKLRRIQTNLGRPFFTSTITPKNLTKALKRCDVVIGAVRGTNRAPVIVSEDMVRSMKKGAIIIDVSIDMGGCIETSEVTTHKNPIFIKHNVIHYCVPNILARYSRTASVSISNFFTPYLLKIAEEGGIENSLRFDKGLKNGLYFYHGILTSKSVGDWFDLDFSDVNLLIF, encoded by the coding sequence ATGTCGAAACCACTCTCGCCTTTTACTAAGGAACAACTTTTACCTCAAGAAGAAACTCTTGAACTACTAAAACGCAAGGGAGAACTGTTTATAGGTATACCTAAAGAGACTGCTTTTCAAGAAAAAAGGGTATGTTTAACACCGGATGCAGTATTTGCTTTAGTAAGTAACGGGCATAAGGTATTGCTTGAATCTGGAGCAGGAAATGGTGCCAGTTTTAGTGATAAGGATTATAGTGAAGCTGGTGCTGAAATTACAAAAGATACGGCTAAAGTATATGCTTGTCCTATGGTTCTTAAAGTGGAACCTCCAAGTATAGAACAAATTAAACTTATTAATCCGCAAACCATATTAATATCTGCGCTTCAGATAAAAACCCAATCTAAAAAATATTTTGAGGCATTAGCCTCAAAACGCATCACAGCATTAGCTTTTGAGTTTATTCGTGATGCCGATGGTGCATACCCTGCTGTAAGATCATTAAGTGAAATTGCAGGAACGGCTTCTGTCTTAATAGCTTCAGAGTTATTATCTGATACTAAAGACGGTAATGGTAATGGGTTAATGTTTGGAAACATTAGCGGCGTACCTCCTGTAGAGGTTGTCATACTAGGAGCTGGTACCGTTGGGGAATTTGCAGCTAGAAGCTCGATGGGGTTGGGTGCAAATGTAAAGGTCTTTGACAATTCTATTACAAAATTAAGACGTATACAAACAAATCTAGGCAGGCCATTTTTTACATCTACAATTACTCCAAAAAATTTAACAAAAGCTCTAAAACGCTGTGATGTTGTTATTGGAGCGGTGCGAGGAACAAATAGAGCTCCTGTAATCGTTTCTGAGGATATGGTGCGATCTATGAAAAAAGGAGCCATCATAATAGATGTAAGTATCGATATGGGAGGTTGTATTGAAACCAGCGAAGTGACTACACATAAAAACCCAATATTTATTAAGCATAATGTGATACATTATTGTGTTCCTAATATTCTAGCCAGATACTCGCGTACTGCCTCTGTTTCCATAAGTAATTTTTTTACACCTTATTTATTAAAAATAGCAGAAGAAGGCGGTATAGAAAATTCTTTAAGATTTGATAAGGGTTTGAAAAATGGATTGTATTTTTACCACGGAATTTTAACTAGTAAATCTGTAGGTGATTGGTTCGATTTGGATTTTAGCGATGTTAATTTGCTTATTTTTTGA
- the lpxD gene encoding UDP-3-O-(3-hydroxymyristoyl)glucosamine N-acyltransferase, translating to MKFTAQQIAGILEGDIVGDPNVEVSKLSKIEEGTQGSLTFLSNPKYTQYIYSTKASVAIVNKSFVPETEIDTTLIKVEDAYAAFTKLLEYYNIAKLNKVGIEQPSSISESAKFGDNIYLGAFSYLGDNVKIGDNVKIFPNVYIGDNVTIGENSIVFSGAKIYSDTIIGTSCVINSGAIIGADGFGFAPNSDGSYKKIPQIGNVILENHVDVGAGTTIDRATMGSTIIRNGVKLDNQIQIAHNVEIGKHTVIAAQSGVAGSTKIGEYCQIGGQVGIAGHITIGNNVKIQAQSGIARNVKDNEILQGSPALALSDYNKSYVHFKNLPKIVKNINELEKNKWE from the coding sequence GTGAAATTTACAGCACAACAAATAGCAGGAATATTAGAAGGTGATATTGTTGGTGATCCAAATGTAGAAGTTTCAAAATTATCTAAAATTGAAGAAGGAACCCAGGGTTCCTTAACGTTTCTATCCAATCCAAAATACACCCAATATATATATTCTACAAAAGCGTCAGTGGCCATAGTTAATAAAAGCTTTGTCCCTGAAACCGAAATAGACACGACATTAATCAAAGTTGAAGATGCGTATGCCGCCTTTACTAAATTACTTGAGTATTATAATATTGCAAAACTTAACAAAGTAGGCATTGAACAACCTTCGTCTATATCAGAATCTGCAAAATTTGGCGATAATATTTATTTAGGAGCGTTTTCATATTTAGGGGATAATGTTAAAATAGGGGATAATGTTAAAATATTTCCAAATGTTTATATAGGTGATAATGTTACTATTGGCGAAAACTCCATTGTTTTTTCTGGAGCCAAAATTTATTCAGATACTATTATAGGGACCTCTTGTGTTATAAATTCTGGAGCAATCATTGGAGCTGATGGCTTTGGTTTTGCACCAAATTCAGATGGTAGTTACAAGAAAATACCTCAAATAGGAAATGTTATTTTAGAAAATCATGTTGATGTGGGAGCTGGAACTACTATAGATAGAGCGACTATGGGTTCTACCATAATAAGGAATGGGGTTAAATTGGATAATCAAATTCAAATTGCTCATAACGTAGAAATAGGCAAGCATACTGTAATAGCAGCACAATCTGGTGTTGCCGGTTCGACTAAAATTGGTGAGTACTGCCAAATTGGAGGGCAAGTAGGTATTGCTGGTCATATTACTATTGGTAACAACGTGAAAATCCAAGCACAATCGGGTATAGCTAGAAATGTTAAAGATAATGAAATCCTTCAGGGTTCACCTGCACTAGCATTGAGT
- a CDS encoding TonB-dependent receptor domain-containing protein, producing MIKNLFYHFILLLSLSSFSQEYRLNGYVKDDNNNPIAHSNILITSLGGSKIANGTSTDEKGYFIIENLKAGDYILKIRFLGFKTYSTRVELDRNIHFDTIILEENLETLDGITVVAKRPTVNRMVDRLVFNVENSTLSNDNVLDVLKHTPGVLVHDGTITVKQSTPTVYINDRRVHLSSSEVQQLLEGTSATNVKSIEVITNPPAKYEAEGGAVLNIVTNRNIIAGYNGSVFGNYRQGSEFPKYSFGTSHFFKAKKLNTYINYSISPRKDFQHNNEFINFLNDNNQNTSSWETDYKRTRETSNQNINANIDYDINDRNSLGFSTSMLITPRDHTNTFVNSLTEVFNANKTLDSTFNTLNRKVDETFNLAFTLDYVHKFKKEGEKLSISTHHTNYDFSSFQNVDTDYRFPDNILIRSNRFQTFSSQVIKLYTGQLDYELPINGSAQFEAGGKVSNINSESILNQFIFENDIKIEDLQNSDTFLYDEINYAAYISYSKDWERWSFKSGLRVEHTDIKGNSLSTSQNSNNDYLKLFPSLHLLHKLNDNNELYFNYNKRIHRPRYNELNPFKYFLNDNVYITGDPNLKPQIDDTFTLGYTLKKDYAFELYYRYETDPTIRIIFQDNDNNKLTYVDTNINRSISYGLDFTTYKKLANNWNLYVLSSLFYYEEEFFALKSSNALLVNNRWSIFGQIINYYSFLKDHSLTADISYLYISPIVNGPTDASARSGIDISIKKTFWNKKATLSIGATDIFNTQNFKTITQYLNQDVFLKSRRENRLLTFGFNYKFGNFRLRTNKKEIDLNERERFKENTN from the coding sequence ATGATTAAAAATCTATTTTATCACTTTATTCTGTTGCTTTCTCTCTCATCTTTTTCTCAAGAATATAGGTTAAATGGCTATGTTAAAGATGACAATAATAATCCAATAGCGCATTCTAATATATTAATTACTAGTTTAGGAGGTTCAAAAATTGCAAATGGTACTTCTACAGATGAAAAAGGTTATTTTATAATCGAAAATCTAAAAGCCGGGGATTATATATTAAAAATTAGATTCCTTGGGTTTAAAACATATTCTACAAGAGTCGAACTCGATAGAAACATTCATTTTGATACTATAATACTTGAAGAAAATTTAGAAACGCTTGATGGAATAACGGTGGTCGCAAAGAGACCTACAGTTAATCGCATGGTAGATCGCTTGGTTTTTAATGTAGAAAACTCTACGTTATCGAATGATAATGTTTTAGATGTTTTAAAGCATACACCTGGTGTTTTGGTTCATGATGGTACTATAACTGTAAAACAATCAACACCCACGGTATATATAAATGACAGAAGGGTGCATTTGTCTTCAAGCGAGGTTCAGCAACTTTTAGAAGGCACCTCTGCCACTAATGTAAAATCGATTGAAGTCATAACAAATCCTCCTGCAAAGTATGAAGCAGAAGGTGGTGCCGTGCTTAACATTGTAACCAATAGAAATATTATAGCAGGCTATAACGGAAGTGTTTTTGGGAATTATAGACAAGGCTCAGAATTTCCAAAATATTCATTTGGAACGAGTCACTTTTTTAAAGCAAAAAAACTCAACACCTATATAAACTATAGTATAAGCCCTAGAAAGGATTTTCAGCATAATAACGAATTTATAAACTTTTTAAATGACAACAATCAAAATACATCAAGTTGGGAAACAGATTATAAAAGAACACGCGAAACTTCAAACCAAAATATAAATGCCAATATAGATTATGATATAAATGATCGTAATAGTCTTGGTTTTTCAACAAGCATGTTAATCACTCCAAGAGACCATACAAACACTTTTGTTAATTCTCTAACCGAAGTTTTTAACGCAAATAAAACTTTAGATTCTACATTTAATACTTTAAACCGTAAGGTGGATGAAACCTTCAATCTGGCTTTCACACTTGATTATGTGCATAAATTTAAAAAGGAAGGGGAGAAGCTCTCTATAAGTACGCATCATACAAATTATGATTTTTCGAGTTTCCAAAATGTAGATACAGACTATCGTTTTCCTGATAATATACTCATACGAAGTAATCGATTTCAAACATTTTCAAGTCAGGTTATAAAATTATATACAGGTCAGCTAGATTATGAATTGCCAATAAATGGTTCAGCACAATTTGAAGCAGGAGGCAAGGTTTCTAATATTAATTCTGAAAGTATCTTAAATCAGTTTATTTTTGAAAATGATATAAAAATAGAGGATTTACAAAATTCTGATACTTTTTTATATGATGAAATTAATTATGCAGCCTATATAAGTTATTCCAAAGATTGGGAGCGTTGGAGTTTTAAATCTGGACTAAGAGTTGAACATACGGATATAAAAGGGAATTCATTATCTACTAGTCAAAATAGTAATAATGATTATTTAAAGTTGTTTCCATCTCTTCATTTACTGCATAAGTTAAACGATAATAATGAACTGTATTTTAACTATAATAAACGCATACATAGGCCGAGATATAATGAATTAAACCCGTTTAAGTATTTTTTAAATGATAATGTATATATAACTGGAGACCCAAATTTAAAGCCTCAAATTGATGATACATTTACTTTAGGATACACTTTAAAAAAGGATTATGCTTTTGAGCTCTATTATCGCTATGAAACTGATCCAACAATTCGAATCATATTTCAAGACAATGACAATAATAAGTTAACATATGTAGATACTAATATAAATCGTAGTATTTCATATGGCTTAGATTTTACAACATATAAAAAGTTAGCTAATAACTGGAATTTATATGTGTTATCATCTCTTTTTTATTATGAAGAAGAATTTTTTGCGTTAAAAAGCAGTAACGCCCTATTAGTAAATAACAGATGGTCAATCTTTGGGCAAATAATCAATTACTATAGTTTTTTAAAAGATCATAGTTTAACAGCAGATATTTCCTATTTATATATATCACCTATAGTTAATGGGCCAACAGATGCAAGTGCACGATCGGGAATTGATATAAGTATAAAAAAAACATTTTGGAATAAAAAAGCAACACTTAGTATTGGAGCTACAGATATATTTAATACTCAAAACTTTAAAACAATTACTCAATACCTAAATCAAGATGTGTTTTTAAAATCGAGAAGAGAAAACAGATTACTTACTTTTGGGTTTAATTATAAGTTTGGAAACTTTAGATTGCGTACAAATAAAAAAGAAATAGATCTAAATGAGCGAGAGCGATTTAAAGAAAATACAAATTAA
- a CDS encoding HD domain-containing protein: protein MNKLKILNDPIYGFITIPNSLIFDLIQHKYFQRLRRITQMGMSYLVYPGAHHTRFHHAIGCVHLMQQAVNVLRFKGVAISEEEEKGLYAAILLHDIGHGPFSHAMEHSIVNNVSHEDISLLFMELLNKEFNGSLTLAIQIFKGEYHRKFMCQLISGQLDMDRADYLKRDSFYTGVAEGNINSERLITMLHVVNDELVIEEKGIYSVEKFLVARRLMYWQVYLHKTGLVAEQLLIRVLKRAKELHHIGVQLEASKALLFFLENKIAIDNFDNDTLDIFSQLDDYDIISAMKHWQHHDDFVLSKLSKMIINRDLLKIKLKSKVIKKQNLEKHIQDLITTYRISEKEATYFVFTGEISNQAYQLKHQGINILHKSGKIEDIVKASDQLNLKALSKPVTKYYICYPKEVL, encoded by the coding sequence TTGAACAAACTTAAAATATTAAACGACCCAATTTACGGATTTATTACTATTCCAAATTCGCTTATTTTCGATTTAATTCAGCATAAATATTTTCAACGGTTACGTAGAATTACTCAAATGGGTATGTCATATTTGGTTTATCCCGGGGCACACCATACTAGATTTCATCATGCTATAGGCTGTGTGCATTTAATGCAACAAGCGGTCAATGTACTTCGTTTTAAAGGAGTTGCGATTTCTGAAGAGGAAGAAAAAGGACTGTACGCTGCTATTTTGTTGCACGATATAGGTCACGGCCCTTTCTCTCATGCTATGGAACATAGTATCGTTAATAATGTATCGCACGAAGACATTTCTTTGCTTTTTATGGAGCTATTAAATAAAGAATTTAACGGAAGTTTAACGCTTGCTATTCAAATTTTCAAAGGAGAATATCATCGAAAATTTATGTGTCAGCTTATTTCCGGACAATTGGATATGGATCGGGCCGATTATTTAAAGAGGGATAGTTTTTATACCGGAGTTGCAGAAGGCAATATAAATAGTGAACGATTAATCACGATGCTTCATGTTGTTAATGATGAATTAGTAATTGAAGAAAAGGGAATTTATAGTGTTGAGAAATTTTTGGTGGCTAGACGTCTCATGTACTGGCAAGTTTACTTGCATAAAACGGGATTGGTTGCAGAACAATTATTGATTCGAGTTTTAAAGCGCGCTAAGGAGCTACATCATATTGGGGTTCAATTAGAAGCCAGCAAAGCTTTATTATTCTTTTTAGAGAATAAAATAGCAATTGATAATTTCGACAACGATACGCTAGATATATTTTCCCAGTTAGATGATTATGACATTATTTCGGCTATGAAACACTGGCAACATCATGATGACTTTGTACTTAGTAAGTTGAGTAAAATGATAATAAACAGAGACTTATTAAAAATTAAATTGAAAAGTAAAGTCATTAAAAAGCAAAATCTAGAAAAACATATTCAAGATTTAATTACTACATATAGAATAAGTGAAAAAGAAGCAACATATTTTGTGTTTACTGGAGAAATCTCAAATCAGGCCTACCAACTGAAACACCAAGGTATAAATATTTTACATAAATCGGGGAAAATTGAGGACATCGTTAAAGCTTCAGATCAACTTAATCTAAAGGCCTTATCAAAACCCGTAACTAAATATTATATCTGCTACCCTAAAGAAGTACTATAG
- the tsaE gene encoding tRNA (adenosine(37)-N6)-threonylcarbamoyltransferase complex ATPase subunit type 1 TsaE, whose product MEISFGLNDVENIAKQLIKNVKTKTLLFYGDMGVGKTTLIKNIVKVLGSDDEVSSPTFSIVNEYQLNNDKVYHFDLYRINDLEEAYNFGIEDYIDSEHWKLIEWPEKIEPILTDHFDRVDLELSTNNRILRLNLKDI is encoded by the coding sequence TTGGAGATTAGCTTTGGATTAAATGATGTTGAAAATATTGCAAAACAGCTCATTAAAAATGTAAAAACTAAAACCTTATTGTTTTATGGCGATATGGGTGTTGGTAAAACAACATTAATAAAAAACATAGTAAAAGTTTTAGGTAGTGATGACGAAGTAAGTAGTCCAACATTTTCTATTGTAAATGAGTATCAATTAAATAATGATAAAGTATATCATTTTGATTTATATAGGATAAATGATTTAGAAGAGGCTTATAATTTTGGAATTGAAGATTATATAGACTCGGAGCATTGGAAACTGATCGAATGGCCAGAAAAGATTGAACCCATTTTAACGGATCATTTCGATAGAGTTGATTTAGAATTAAGTACTAATAATAGGATTTTAAGACTAAATTTAAAAGACATATAA